From the Solanum lycopersicum chromosome 10, SLM_r2.1 genome, one window contains:
- the LOC101268233 gene encoding lysine histidine transporter-like 8, producing MGDVDRIERCFSSFKIIPINDDTLHSEGTGLKEIESWLPITESRKGNAYTAAFHLFSSAVGTPALVLPFAFTSLGWSWGIVVLIVIFAWRLYTMWLLVHLHEMVNGTRYSRYLQLAIVAFGEKLGKCLSIFPTMYLSGGTCVMSIIAGGRTLQLFYNTICENDQHCLHKSLSGAQWFLVFVCLAILIAQFFPNLNSLAWVSFVGSILGVTYFTMLWALSIVKGRPNGVTYNPSNNVTTTMAQFRAVLNGIAVVAIAFRGHNLVLEIQGTLPSNPKHPTKTRMWRGVMASYSFVAMCVFPLAIGGYWAYGNMMPGNGIMGAIAKYHQESTPKWLIGTIYMMIVIQCLCSFQIYAMPVFDNLERIYVSRHLKACPRWVRSCIKLFFGGLTYFISVAFPFLGSLAAFVGGIALPLSLVYPCFMWISINKPQRNSLMYCLNMFLGCLGILISVVQVAGALWNLVVDKLDTNFFNP from the exons ATGGGAGATGTCGATCGTATTGAGCGatgtttttcttcattcaaaatTATCCCCATTAATGACGATACTCTTCACTCCGAAGGGACTGGTTTGAAAGAAATAGAGAGTTGGTTACCCATAACGGAATCCAGAAAAGGGAATGCTTATACGGCAGCGTTTCATCTCTTTTCTTCCGCTGTTGGAACTCCGGCGCTTGTGCTACCCTTTGCTTTCACCTCACTCGGATG GTCATGGGGAATAGTAGTTCTCATTGTGATTTTTGCATGGCGGCTCTACACCATGTGGCTCTTAGTTCATCTTCATGAAATGGTCAATGGAACTCGTTACAGCAGATACCTTCAACTCGCCATAGTAGCTTTCG GAGAAAAATTGGGAAAGTGCCTTTCCATTTTCCCAACAATGTATCTATCAGGGGGCACTTGTGTCATGTCTATTATAGCAGGGGGACGTACCCTACAACTTTTCTACAATACAATATGTGAAAATGATCAACATTGTCTACACAAATCACTGAGTGGAGCTCAATGGTTCTTAGTGTTTGTGTGTCTTGCCATTTTAATTGCccaattttttccaaatttgaacTCATTGGCTTGGGTCTCCTTTGTTGGTTCAATCTTGGGTGTGACCTATTTCACTATGCTTTGGGCACTTTCCATTGTCAAAGGAAGGCCTAATGGGGTCACTTATAATCCCTCAAATAATGTAACAACAACTATGGCTCAATTTCGCGCTGTCCTAAATGGTATTGCTGTCGTTGCCATTGCTTTTCGAGGTCACAATCTTGTATTGGAAATACag GGGACATTGCCTTCAAATCCAAAACATCCAACAAAGACAAGAATGTGGAGAGGAGTGATGGCATCTTACTCTTTTGTTGCAATGTGTGTATTTCCCTTGGCAATTGGAGGATATTGGGCTTATGGGAATATG ATGCCTGGAAATGGAATTATGGGTGCAATTGCAAAGTACCACCAAGAGAGTACACCAAAATGGTTAATAGGCACAATATATATGATGATAGTGATCCAATGTTTATGCTCATTTCAAATTTACGCCATGCCTGTCTTTGATAACTTGGAAAGAATATACGTAAGCAGGCACCTCAAGGCGTGTCCAAGGTGGGTTCGATCATGCATCAAGCTATTCTTCGGTGGATTGACATATTTCATCTCCGTAGCATTTCCTTTCTTGGGAAGCCTAGCCGCGTTTGTAGGAGGGATTGCGTTGCCATTGTCTCTGGTTTACCCTTGCTTCATGTGGATTTCAATCAACAAACCTCAAAGAAATAGCTTAATGTATTGCCTCAACATGTTTCTTGGGTGTTTGGGCATATTAATAAGTGTTGTGCAAGTTGCTGGTGCGTTATGGAATTTGGTGGTTGATAAATTGGATACTAACTTTTTTAATCCTTAG